A single window of Candidatus Binatia bacterium DNA harbors:
- a CDS encoding DUF86 domain-containing protein, translating to MVQDAVIRNLDIVGEAVKNLSADLRAGHPEVLWPRIAGIRDVLIHGHFGVRLETVWNVVALRLPELKGVRRTST from the coding sequence ATGGTTCAGGATGCGGTCATCCGAAACCTCGATATCGTCGGTGAGGCGGTGAAGAACCTATCTGCTGACCTGCGGGCGGGGCACCCGGAGGTGCTGTGGCCGCGGATCGCCGGCATAAGGGACGTTCTCATCCACGGCCACTTTGGCGTCCGCCTGGAGACGGTATGGAACGTCGTGGCCCTGCGGCTTCCAGAACTGAAGGGGGTCAGAAGGACATCCACCTAA